In Chryseobacterium gleum, a single genomic region encodes these proteins:
- a CDS encoding SusC/RagA family TonB-linked outer membrane protein, whose product MKKLTTSLIVLVLSSSVAIANAQQKKNDTITQTKEIEGVVVTALGIKREKRSLGYATQEVKGEDVNKNPTTNFLNNLSGKVAGLEIKQSTNFGGSINVVTRGFKSLLGDNQALFVVDGVPIMNKNINTASQATGGGGYDYGSSVSDINPNDIETLNVLKGAAATALYGSRAQNGAIIITTKRGKRNKEGIGMEFSTSITMSTIDKSTFPTYQTQYGQGYTGNSFSSTLYQGSPRVAFGNDASYGSPYDGSMVWQYGAFIPGSPTQGQRTPWQIAKNGPIKFFNTGTNFVNSLAFSGADDKSSYRLSYTNTDATDIMPNSSLIKNNFSGNASYKLTDKLTANLYANYITQKTIGRNTTGYNDNIMTNFRQWWPTNVDIKDQEYLYRTFQKNYTWNMRGISDLTPAFWDNPYFQRYENYQNDSRDRFAGNFSLSYDVTKDINLLVRMGRDGYTMITEDRKAVGSYAGNSFGLNGSVNQPSGYATSLYKFSETNYDFIGTYKKNITDDFNVNALLGGNINVQKTYSNQQSTSGGLYIPGIYTIANSASAPVRPLISDLTKYVYGVFAQVSLGYKNTYFLEGTYRRDQSTALPDNDAVYWYPSLSASVVFSNLVKANWLSFGKIRAAYAKVGSDTAADQLLNRYFAQPSYGDIPIYAYNTTLRNFELKSQGLKNFEVGIEAKMFKNRLGFDVAWFQNKAYDQILPLPVSFANGALAKTQNAGELTTKGFEVSINATPIKSTNFSWDLGLNWSNPWTKVTALAPGIENITMGRLQGGVSINAPLNGDYGSIWTSDYVYDSNGNPIVGANGAYLVTDTPTYNQGSFQAKWTAGLSNTISYKNLSLSFLIDWKKGGKVYSLDQYYGYGTGIYPDSVGFNDLGNPIRNTLANGGGVILPGVMEDPNNPGHFITNTIRLDKSQSSQVLGTDLPGAAYVYDASFVKLREVAITYRFDKHVFNSKFIQGMSVSLVGNNLWIIHKNLPYSDPEAGLSSGNIQGYQSGPMPATRNISFNVKVNF is encoded by the coding sequence ATGAAGAAACTAACAACCAGTCTTATTGTTTTAGTATTGTCTTCATCTGTTGCTATCGCGAATGCTCAACAGAAAAAAAACGATACTATTACACAGACAAAAGAGATTGAAGGTGTGGTGGTAACTGCACTTGGAATCAAAAGAGAGAAACGGTCTCTCGGTTATGCCACACAAGAAGTAAAGGGGGAGGATGTGAATAAAAACCCTACTACTAACTTTCTGAATAATTTATCTGGTAAAGTTGCAGGTTTGGAGATTAAACAGAGTACGAACTTTGGAGGATCTATCAATGTGGTTACAAGAGGCTTTAAATCGCTATTAGGAGATAATCAAGCCCTCTTTGTTGTAGATGGGGTACCCATCATGAACAAAAATATTAATACAGCGAGCCAGGCAACAGGTGGTGGTGGTTATGACTATGGAAGTTCAGTGTCAGATATTAACCCTAATGACATTGAAACTTTGAATGTTCTTAAAGGAGCAGCTGCAACAGCACTTTATGGTTCTCGAGCTCAAAATGGCGCAATCATTATTACAACAAAAAGAGGAAAGAGAAACAAGGAAGGTATTGGGATGGAGTTTTCTACTTCCATCACAATGTCTACAATAGATAAATCTACATTTCCTACCTATCAGACTCAATATGGACAAGGATATACTGGTAACAGTTTTAGCAGTACATTATATCAGGGAAGTCCAAGGGTAGCTTTCGGAAACGATGCTTCATATGGATCTCCTTACGATGGGTCGATGGTTTGGCAGTATGGAGCATTCATTCCGGGATCACCTACCCAAGGGCAAAGAACACCATGGCAAATTGCAAAAAACGGTCCTATTAAATTTTTCAATACTGGGACTAATTTCGTAAATAGCTTAGCATTTAGTGGTGCTGATGACAAATCAAGTTATCGTTTAAGTTATACTAATACTGATGCTACGGATATTATGCCGAACAGTTCATTAATAAAAAATAATTTTAGTGGGAATGCATCATATAAACTGACTGATAAATTAACGGCTAATCTTTATGCAAACTACATTACGCAGAAAACTATTGGTCGTAATACTACTGGTTATAATGATAATATCATGACTAATTTCAGACAATGGTGGCCCACCAATGTTGATATAAAAGATCAGGAATATTTATATCGCACTTTCCAAAAAAATTATACGTGGAATATGCGAGGTATTTCTGATTTAACTCCGGCATTTTGGGATAATCCATATTTCCAGAGATACGAAAATTATCAAAATGACTCCAGAGATCGATTTGCGGGAAATTTTAGCCTAAGTTATGATGTCACAAAGGATATTAATCTATTGGTAAGGATGGGAAGGGATGGATATACCATGATTACTGAAGACAGGAAAGCGGTGGGTTCATATGCTGGAAATAGTTTTGGTTTAAATGGTTCGGTTAATCAACCTTCAGGTTATGCAACAAGTCTTTATAAATTTTCTGAAACCAATTATGATTTTATAGGAACTTATAAAAAGAATATTACGGATGACTTTAATGTTAATGCATTATTAGGGGGTAATATTAACGTACAGAAAACATATTCTAATCAACAGTCTACATCAGGAGGTTTGTATATTCCAGGTATTTATACTATTGCAAACTCTGCATCGGCACCAGTTCGTCCGTTAATTTCTGACTTAACAAAGTATGTGTATGGAGTATTTGCCCAAGTTTCATTGGGTTATAAAAATACTTACTTTTTAGAGGGAACCTACAGAAGGGATCAATCTACAGCACTTCCTGATAATGATGCTGTATACTGGTATCCATCTTTGTCTGCAAGTGTGGTTTTTTCAAATTTAGTGAAAGCGAATTGGTTAAGTTTTGGAAAAATTAGGGCTGCTTATGCAAAAGTAGGTTCTGATACTGCTGCTGATCAACTGTTGAACAGATATTTTGCACAGCCATCCTACGGAGATATCCCGATATATGCTTATAATACGACTTTAAGAAATTTTGAACTTAAATCTCAAGGGCTTAAAAATTTTGAAGTTGGTATTGAGGCAAAAATGTTTAAAAACCGCTTAGGGTTTGATGTAGCATGGTTCCAAAACAAAGCATATGATCAGATATTACCATTACCTGTATCTTTTGCTAATGGAGCGTTGGCAAAAACTCAAAATGCTGGTGAATTAACCACAAAAGGATTTGAGGTATCCATTAATGCTACCCCAATTAAATCAACTAACTTTTCTTGGGATCTTGGCTTAAACTGGTCTAATCCTTGGACGAAAGTAACGGCACTAGCACCAGGTATTGAAAATATTACAATGGGAAGACTGCAAGGAGGTGTTAGTATTAATGCCCCTTTAAATGGTGATTATGGATCAATCTGGACATCTGATTATGTTTATGATTCAAATGGAAATCCTATCGTGGGAGCGAATGGAGCTTATTTGGTGACTGACACACCTACTTATAATCAGGGAAGTTTCCAGGCTAAGTGGACTGCAGGATTAAGTAACACAATCTCTTATAAAAATCTGTCATTAAGCTTTTTAATTGATTGGAAAAAAGGAGGTAAGGTATATTCGTTAGATCAATATTATGGATATGGAACAGGTATATATCCTGATTCTGTGGGGTTCAATGATTTAGGTAATCCTATTAGAAATACACTTGCCAATGGTGGAGGTGTTATCTTACCAGGAGTAATGGAAGATCCTAATAATCCAGGACATTTTATTACAAATACCATTAGATTGGATAAATCTCAATCAAGTCAGGTTTTGGGAACAGATCTTCCAGGCGCGGCTTATGTTTATGATGCAAGCTTTGTGAAATTAAGAGAAGTAGCTATTACTTATAGGTTTGATAAACATGTATTTAATTCTAAATTTATACAAGGGATGTCTGTAAGTTTAGTAGGTAACAATCTCTGGATTATTCATAAAAATCTGCCATATTCTGATCCGGAGGCAGGTTTGTCTTCAGGGAATATTCAAGGGTATCAATCAGGACCTATGCCGGCTACAAGAAATATCTCCTTTAATGTAAAAGTTAACTTTTAA
- a CDS encoding SusD/RagB family nutrient-binding outer membrane lipoprotein gives MKNKLYIIALSSLLLGATSCNDYLDINESPDRISVNDLTPNFVFPGAVTNSYYVQARRLNLFAGIMMNSVAGNSYSYGTPFVDEYSPNITSAFYADVWDQLFRNVANFQFVLDYSDPTGEYTQYKAMSKIMKAYYVQTLTDLWGDMPYSEAFKRELNLTPKYDKGEDIYKASIADIESAIQMIDSNKGTNPGSSDVVFKGSMSSWKAFANTLKLRYLIRMSNVTGDLATYRDQKLATLQGATFNTADVTVNPGYSQSSDAQQNPWMNYYVYTSAGAQPQNWTLVVPSEHIAIALNGNAVHREGQATVPDTRSVYQKFNGIVDGRRGRIFTLVSTKDNNNVTTANVEGVRQGATPGQPGAPSLRTVSRTGDGLIVGSQTIGATDAAGRKAELIQKGSSKAGVLMTKAETEFLLAEAALRYPAQFSAAQAHFESGITASYAYLGASGATAYIASVNAVPKLGWTGTDTNKLEAIMTQKWIALTGINPEQSYFDYTRTSYPETPLPTISLKAVKPNRLLYPNSEYQSNANNVPSMAADDVFAKNKFTPFWARN, from the coding sequence ATGAAAAATAAATTATATATAATTGCTTTGTCAAGTTTATTGCTTGGAGCTACTTCATGTAATGATTATCTTGATATTAATGAGAGCCCAGATAGAATTTCTGTAAATGATCTGACTCCTAACTTTGTTTTTCCAGGAGCTGTTACAAACAGTTACTATGTGCAGGCAAGAAGGTTAAATCTTTTTGCAGGAATAATGATGAATAGTGTTGCAGGAAACTCCTACTCCTATGGAACGCCTTTTGTAGATGAATATTCTCCAAATATTACTAGTGCATTCTATGCTGATGTTTGGGATCAGTTATTCAGAAATGTAGCTAACTTCCAGTTTGTTTTAGATTATAGTGATCCAACAGGAGAATATACGCAATATAAAGCGATGTCTAAAATCATGAAAGCTTATTATGTTCAAACATTAACTGATTTATGGGGGGATATGCCATATTCAGAGGCTTTCAAAAGAGAATTAAACCTTACTCCTAAATATGATAAAGGAGAAGATATCTATAAGGCTTCTATTGCTGATATTGAAAGTGCAATCCAGATGATTGATTCTAATAAAGGTACTAATCCAGGTAGTTCTGATGTTGTTTTCAAAGGATCTATGAGCAGCTGGAAAGCTTTTGCTAATACATTGAAACTTAGATATCTTATCAGAATGTCTAATGTTACAGGTGATTTAGCAACTTATAGAGATCAAAAACTTGCAACTTTACAAGGGGCAACATTTAATACAGCTGATGTAACTGTTAATCCTGGATATTCTCAAAGTTCTGATGCTCAACAAAACCCTTGGATGAACTATTATGTATACACAAGTGCAGGTGCTCAACCTCAAAACTGGACTTTAGTTGTACCTTCAGAACATATTGCAATTGCTTTAAATGGTAATGCCGTTCATAGAGAGGGGCAAGCTACAGTTCCGGACACAAGAAGTGTATACCAAAAGTTTAATGGAATTGTTGATGGAAGAAGAGGTAGAATATTTACTTTGGTTTCAACAAAAGATAATAATAATGTTACTACAGCAAATGTTGAGGGAGTAAGACAAGGTGCTACTCCTGGGCAGCCAGGTGCTCCATCACTTAGAACTGTTTCAAGAACTGGTGATGGATTAATTGTAGGGTCTCAAACTATTGGAGCTACTGATGCTGCTGGAAGAAAAGCTGAATTAATTCAGAAAGGCTCTTCAAAAGCAGGGGTTCTAATGACAAAAGCAGAAACAGAATTTTTATTAGCTGAAGCTGCCCTACGTTATCCAGCACAATTTTCTGCAGCGCAGGCACATTTCGAAAGTGGTATTACTGCGTCTTATGCTTACCTAGGTGCATCTGGTGCGACAGCTTATATAGCTAGTGTGAATGCAGTGCCTAAATTAGGATGGACTGGTACGGATACTAATAAGCTTGAGGCAATTATGACTCAAAAATGGATTGCTTTAACAGGAATCAATCCTGAACAATCTTATTTTGATTATACAAGAACATCTTATCCGGAAACGCCGTTACCAACAATCTCGCTTAAAGCGGTTAAACCAAACAGATTGTTGTATCCAAATTCTGAATATCAATCAAATGCTAACAATGTACCAAGTATGGCAGCAGATGATGTTTTTGCTAAAAATAAATTTACCCCATTCTGGGCTAGAAACTAA
- a CDS encoding SusC/RagA family TonB-linked outer membrane protein yields the protein MKKLTASVFAVVLSSSFVMVSAQNTKDTLKTKNIEEIVVTGALGIKKKADAITNAQQIVSTKELNQAAAPGAVQALTGKVSGLQITNTNSAVDPSFKIILRGSKSITGNNQALVVIDNVISDAAVLNSLPPEIIQSVNVIKGLQGAALYGSQGVNGAIIVTTKRGTKSEKIQVNLTSAVEVTQGFKYPLIQKKYGKGVQDDSYSDADYGGTNYVPWENMSWGAAYDYPGFGGTMVPSGLPQADGKFIYENYSPVKDHFSKFFTNGVSFQNGVSVNAGGSDGYAFMSINRLDNAFVVDGDKMRQNNFLFKAGKKLGKLRIDGQFNYIGRLVNKTDSGIYDDILQMPSTNDIRKYRNSGIGGYLTAYSTNPYWTVEHARYNTNRDYLNGILSLQYEFNKHINISYTGNLNLTKTQQDNWNDGSTGIISYSNTGVPFLDSHTLNQFGSPDVTAYYFNRIYNDRKYYGDLMLNFDYDLTSDLNLKFNLGNNIQDSYSTARTVGGTGLFIPGWYNYNNVSNPSQYGSTDAQADGGYMDNYTTRNRVFAGFANLDLAYKDYLFLNGTFRYEKNSVYTVNSRDPLTNNRLTNNKAYSYYSVGVSFIPTKAFDFGGNVLNYMKIAPSFTKVGNSSGINPYNVNATGIIPTGYPFGPMPSYIMSTSITNPSVRPEFVNTFDLNLALGFLKDRITLEGSVYQSTTQDLISSITPSNTSGLSSYRDNIGKSRMKGFEVDLGITPIKTQDITWNLHAGYAMSRTKLLELSSGAERVPILTYTTPSVGLAAVVGENFYSIVGTTYQRDPNGNIIVNSNGVPLVNSATKVLGSLNPDYTMTFNTSFRYKAFTLSAVADYRKGGKFVSFTKRLLAFTGGLEETASQDRTQGYVVPGSVQLVNGSYVPNSTPAYGDDYNGATTYWSGSIYRNVGENLVVDATAFKIREIAVSYDVPKSVLNSTFINSLSLSLYARNPIIIYSKDNRNFADPETASSNDNAAGIALTTQYPTTRTFGFKINATF from the coding sequence ATGAAGAAATTAACTGCAAGTGTATTTGCGGTAGTACTATCATCATCATTTGTGATGGTATCAGCCCAAAACACTAAAGATACTCTAAAGACCAAAAATATAGAGGAGATCGTTGTTACGGGTGCCTTAGGTATTAAGAAAAAAGCTGATGCTATTACAAATGCCCAACAAATAGTAAGTACTAAAGAACTTAATCAGGCTGCTGCACCAGGGGCAGTTCAGGCATTAACAGGAAAAGTATCTGGGCTTCAAATTACCAACACAAACAGTGCCGTAGATCCAAGTTTTAAAATTATTTTGAGAGGTTCAAAATCAATTACTGGTAATAATCAGGCTTTGGTTGTTATTGATAATGTAATTTCAGATGCTGCAGTTTTAAACTCTTTACCTCCAGAAATTATTCAAAGTGTAAATGTTATTAAAGGATTGCAAGGAGCTGCTTTATATGGTTCTCAAGGGGTGAACGGAGCTATTATTGTTACAACTAAAAGAGGAACGAAATCTGAAAAAATTCAGGTTAATTTGACTTCTGCTGTTGAAGTGACTCAAGGGTTTAAGTATCCTCTTATTCAAAAGAAATATGGAAAGGGGGTTCAGGATGACAGTTATAGTGATGCTGATTATGGTGGTACAAACTATGTGCCTTGGGAAAATATGTCTTGGGGAGCAGCTTATGACTATCCAGGATTTGGAGGAACAATGGTGCCAAGTGGTTTGCCACAGGCAGATGGTAAATTTATTTATGAAAATTATTCTCCAGTAAAGGATCATTTTTCAAAATTCTTCACAAATGGTGTTAGTTTTCAAAACGGAGTAAGTGTGAATGCAGGTGGTTCTGATGGTTATGCATTTATGTCAATCAATAGGCTTGATAATGCTTTTGTTGTTGATGGAGATAAAATGAGACAAAATAATTTCTTGTTCAAAGCAGGGAAAAAGCTTGGGAAATTAAGAATTGATGGGCAGTTCAATTATATAGGTAGATTAGTTAATAAAACTGATTCTGGTATTTATGATGATATCTTACAAATGCCATCTACTAATGATATTAGAAAATATAGAAATTCTGGAATTGGGGGATATCTTACTGCTTATTCTACTAACCCTTACTGGACAGTGGAGCATGCAAGATATAATACTAACAGAGATTATCTAAATGGTATATTGTCATTACAATATGAATTTAATAAGCATATCAACATTAGCTATACAGGGAATTTAAATCTTACTAAAACTCAGCAGGATAACTGGAATGATGGTTCAACTGGCATTATCAGTTATTCTAACACAGGAGTTCCATTCTTAGATTCTCACACTTTGAATCAATTCGGATCTCCAGATGTTACAGCTTATTATTTCAACAGAATATACAACGATAGAAAATACTATGGAGATTTAATGTTAAATTTCGATTATGATTTAACATCAGATTTGAACTTGAAATTTAACCTAGGGAATAATATTCAAGATAGTTATTCTACTGCAAGAACTGTTGGAGGAACAGGATTATTTATTCCAGGATGGTATAACTATAATAATGTATCCAATCCATCTCAATATGGAAGTACGGATGCTCAGGCTGATGGTGGATATATGGATAATTATACTACCAGAAACAGAGTATTTGCCGGATTTGCCAATTTGGATTTAGCTTATAAAGATTATTTATTCCTAAATGGGACTTTCAGATATGAAAAGAATTCTGTTTATACTGTAAATAGCAGAGATCCTCTTACAAACAACAGATTGACAAATAATAAAGCGTATTCTTATTATTCAGTTGGGGTGTCTTTTATTCCGACTAAAGCTTTTGATTTTGGTGGCAATGTGCTAAACTATATGAAAATTGCACCAAGTTTCACGAAGGTAGGAAACTCATCTGGTATAAATCCATATAACGTTAATGCTACTGGTATCATCCCTACAGGTTATCCTTTCGGACCTATGCCTTCATACATTATGTCTACATCCATCACTAATCCTAGTGTTAGACCTGAGTTTGTAAATACTTTTGATCTAAACCTTGCGTTAGGTTTCTTAAAGGATAGAATAACCTTGGAAGGATCTGTTTACCAATCTACTACGCAGGATTTGATTAGTAGTATCACTCCTTCGAATACATCTGGATTATCTTCTTATAGAGACAATATTGGGAAGTCTAGAATGAAAGGTTTTGAAGTTGATTTGGGAATAACTCCAATCAAAACACAGGATATTACTTGGAATCTCCATGCAGGTTATGCAATGTCTAGAACAAAATTATTAGAATTAAGCAGTGGTGCAGAGAGAGTTCCAATCTTGACGTATACAACTCCTTCAGTTGGTTTAGCAGCAGTAGTAGGAGAGAATTTCTATTCAATTGTAGGAACAACTTATCAGAGAGATCCAAATGGTAATATTATTGTAAATTCCAATGGAGTGCCGTTAGTAAACTCCGCAACAAAAGTATTAGGAAGTTTAAATCCTGACTATACGATGACATTTAATACTTCTTTCAGATATAAAGCATTTACATTGTCGGCTGTAGCGGATTATCGTAAGGGAGGTAAGTTTGTGTCATTTACAAAAAGATTGTTGGCATTTACTGGAGGACTAGAAGAAACAGCAAGCCAAGATAGAACTCAAGGTTACGTTGTGCCAGGTTCTGTGCAGCTTGTTAATGGCTCATATGTTCCAAATTCAACACCTGCTTATGGTGATGATTATAATGGTGCAACGACATATTGGTCAGGGTCAATTTACAGAAATGTTGGAGAAAATTTAGTAGTGGATGCTACAGCATTTAAAATTAGAGAAATTGCGGTATCATATGATGTTCCAAAATCTGTTTTAAATTCTACCTTCATAAATAGCCTTAGTTTGAGCTTGTATGCTAGAAACCCAATTATTATTTATTCTAAAGATAATAGAAACTTTGCAGACCCTGAAACAGCAAGTAGTAACGATAACGCTGCGGGAATTGCTTTAACGACTCAATATCCTACAACAAGAACCTTTGGTTTTAAAATTAACGCAACTTTTTAA
- a CDS encoding ribonuclease HII — MELIKNWSNLYIEAGCDEVGRGCLSGPVVAAAVILDEGFEQNLVNDSKKLTFKTRMELDSYIKDNVKNYAIAELPASFIDEHNILNASIHAMHRALDKLTITPELILVDGNKFHPYNYIPHQCIIKGDSKVLSIAAASILAKNYRDKLMMQLHEEHPEYGWDTNFGYATKKHQEALIKHGPTIYHRQSFRLKYD; from the coding sequence ATGGAGCTAATAAAAAACTGGTCAAACCTTTACATCGAAGCAGGATGTGATGAAGTAGGAAGAGGATGTTTAAGCGGTCCGGTGGTAGCTGCTGCGGTAATTTTAGATGAAGGTTTTGAACAAAATTTAGTTAATGATTCTAAAAAACTAACATTCAAAACCCGCATGGAATTAGATAGTTATATCAAGGACAATGTAAAAAATTACGCTATTGCAGAGCTTCCAGCTTCCTTTATTGATGAACATAATATTCTTAATGCAAGCATTCATGCTATGCATCGTGCTTTGGATAAACTGACTATAACTCCGGAACTTATTTTGGTTGATGGAAACAAATTTCATCCCTATAATTACATTCCACACCAGTGCATTATCAAAGGAGATTCCAAAGTGTTATCCATCGCTGCGGCATCTATTCTTGCTAAAAACTACAGAGATAAACTCATGATGCAGCTTCACGAAGAGCATCCTGAATACGGCTGGGACACTAATTTTGGCTATGCTACAAAAAAACACCAGGAAGCCCTTATAAAGCACGGTCCAACGATATATCACAGACAATCCTTCAGATTGAAATATGACTGA
- the yidC gene encoding membrane protein insertase YidC — MQQNNGIDKKQMISFAVLCLVLFGFMFYFQNKQAKEAELKAQEQKTEQAKNAVKQTQATNINPNVTPNAIQTASLGNNELKLEFSSLGGQVSKVELLKYKAYNHKTDNADQPLYLITKNNSNYGFQFKDKTGKTVNTKDLVFSPAVNGNAVTLTADYNGAVIQFIYTLLPKYTLDFKVRTQGLSKITSDNKADFIWDYNVRNLEKGRAQEQSHSEFSYAFNNYKDYDYDGRTTMDEEKETLNWIGVKQQFFSSVIEAKNGFTQSKGNQENVEEGEYLKKFNYEGFVQMTGSELNQDFTWYFMPLDLPLLKSYDKNFDEILPLGWSFIGAMNRYFFMWLYSIIAAWGLSAGWVIFVMTIIVKLILSPIMYKQHKLSAMMKVIRPEIDEVNAKFKDADPMKKQQATMEVYRKAGVNQMAGCLPALVQIPIFYALFRFFPNFIDLRGQGFWFAKDLTAYDDLIKLPFKVPFLGDHLSIFALACTIVILIYTVMTSGNMQQPQQEGMPNMKVLMYIFPITFLFFLNTSASGLSWYYFVSNAINILIILVIKYVILDEKKIHAQIQSNKEKPKAEGKFQKRMREMMEKAQEQQKAQEQQRNKKK; from the coding sequence ATGCAACAAAACAACGGAATCGATAAGAAGCAGATGATTAGTTTCGCGGTTTTATGCCTTGTTCTATTCGGCTTTATGTTCTATTTCCAGAACAAACAAGCAAAAGAAGCGGAGCTGAAAGCTCAGGAGCAGAAAACGGAACAAGCAAAAAATGCCGTAAAGCAAACTCAGGCAACCAATATCAATCCAAATGTAACTCCTAATGCCATTCAGACAGCAAGTCTTGGAAATAATGAACTGAAACTTGAATTTTCAAGCTTGGGAGGACAGGTTTCTAAAGTAGAGCTTTTAAAATATAAAGCCTACAACCATAAAACAGACAATGCGGATCAGCCTCTTTATCTGATCACTAAAAATAATTCAAACTACGGCTTTCAGTTTAAAGATAAAACAGGGAAGACCGTTAATACTAAAGATTTAGTTTTCTCACCTGCTGTTAATGGAAATGCTGTAACGCTGACAGCGGATTATAATGGTGCTGTAATTCAGTTCATTTATACGTTACTTCCAAAATATACTTTAGACTTTAAAGTAAGAACTCAGGGACTTTCTAAAATTACTTCTGACAATAAAGCAGATTTTATTTGGGATTATAATGTAAGAAACTTAGAAAAAGGTAGGGCTCAGGAACAATCTCACTCAGAATTTTCGTATGCTTTCAATAATTATAAAGATTATGATTATGACGGAAGAACGACAATGGATGAGGAGAAAGAAACTCTTAACTGGATTGGTGTAAAGCAGCAGTTTTTCTCCTCAGTGATTGAAGCTAAAAACGGATTTACTCAAAGTAAAGGTAATCAGGAAAATGTTGAAGAAGGAGAATATCTGAAGAAATTCAACTATGAAGGTTTTGTTCAGATGACAGGAAGTGAGTTGAATCAGGATTTCACATGGTATTTCATGCCATTGGATTTACCATTACTTAAATCTTATGATAAGAACTTTGATGAAATTCTTCCATTAGGATGGTCGTTCATCGGGGCGATGAACCGTTATTTCTTCATGTGGTTGTATAGTATTATCGCAGCGTGGGGGTTATCTGCAGGTTGGGTAATTTTTGTGATGACGATTATTGTAAAACTGATTCTTTCGCCAATCATGTATAAGCAGCATAAGCTGAGTGCGATGATGAAAGTAATCCGTCCGGAAATTGATGAAGTAAATGCAAAGTTCAAGGATGCTGATCCAATGAAGAAACAGCAGGCTACAATGGAAGTTTACAGAAAAGCCGGAGTGAATCAGATGGCGGGATGTTTACCTGCATTGGTTCAGATTCCTATTTTCTATGCATTATTCCGTTTCTTCCCGAACTTTATTGATCTTAGAGGACAGGGGTTCTGGTTTGCAAAAGATTTAACGGCTTATGATGATTTGATCAAGCTTCCGTTTAAAGTTCCTTTCCTTGGAGACCATTTGAGTATTTTTGCATTAGCTTGTACGATTGTTATTTTGATCTATACGGTAATGACTTCAGGAAATATGCAACAGCCTCAGCAGGAAGGAATGCCAAATATGAAGGTGTTAATGTATATCTTCCCGATTACATTCCTGTTCTTCCTTAATACTTCGGCTTCAGGTCTTTCTTGGTATTATTTTGTATCGAATGCGATTAACATTTTAATTATCCTGGTTATTAAATATGTGATTCTGGATGAGAAGAAAATCCATGCTCAGATTCAGTCTAACAAGGAAAAACCAAAAGCAGAAGGTAAGTTCCAGAAGAGAATGAGAGAGATGATGGAAAAGGCTCAGGAACAGCAGAAAGCTCAGGAACAGCAGAGAAATAAAAAGAAATAA